From the genome of Diabrotica virgifera virgifera chromosome 8, PGI_DIABVI_V3a:
tgattatgttattcaattttttatgtggaatttaatacgaaaaacccattcattcatgtccaaacaaatgagactgaccttttcctggtgaactgaaaatgtcctcacacaagaccctttcctgctatccttggctgcgatcaaacctcgtcctggcttccagtgatgttctcctttgaaaaactagctcgaatagctctcgttcctgcttttgtcgtgatgctctgttctacctttttcgaaactgctatcagctaccgggacactctgggctcaaggaggttcttttactctcgacctggcctacttctcgttccacgatagatactccacactcacggaactacaccggctttctcactcctcgaacactaccgtctactactcgacttcacttctcgacagctcaaaacattctgatctcactttctcatccattcccctactttctaaatatcccttccagattcacaaatcaatcttccaccaccaactctcattcgtaatattcctcaaaaccaatttttaatctttctaaatatgcttaatggatttcaaaagaaaatatttaattcccattctaaaatactttctaactatttacaaattttaatgacctattctctctttcaaatgagtcttatttagcataggctaatgatcgaaaccttccgcgaaaaacgataatgaactatcaactatttcactgagttttatttagcataggctaatgatcgaccttccgagaagaacgataatggtacgcgtcattcactttgtttatcttaagcacattgttccgagtttcgtacgcttattctaatcacttcttaaaattaaatataacaatttgttgtatacaggttgttctaaatttatatgcccgtggttgagaaaattgaaaatattttatattaaattgaattttgtttataattatttattgtttataattattttcatatcaaatagaataAAACAATATATAAGCTTAGCAAATCCATAAATTCCAAGGACATTATAGGTAGGTACTTGGTTTGCTTACAAATCAAAATGTTTGGTTAGTTTCCTATTCAGCGGAGTTACGGGTTTTGTTACTTACCAACGTACTGTTAAAGTACCACGTATCTGTTAAAGTAATTCAACGTAACTCCGTAACTAAATCTGGAAAACTCCAATAAAGAATTGTATTATGTATATTTATACAAAGAAAAGATTCTACTGATATTAGAATTATatttatattggtgtttttaaaaatataaagtcAGTAAGTCCTACTTTTTcaagtttatttagttttttgttgCTCCTTTAAAAGCAGGATTATGTGAGTTACCTGGTTTATTAATTAGGCCGTCGATAAGCTGTCTtccattttacaaaaagtttagtaaaatccTTTATGAAAGATATATATCTATTATAAAATCCCTTAAAGGGCTATATCACAGAACGTTTTAGAACTAAAATGttcatcatcagtgctgttaACTAGCAGGTTTATaacatgctgagccaccaaaatatgCGCGTAAGGAAaccttaacacgttgacggacagaacatctatagacgtctaatttccattgatggaatgtgacacaacgtctatagacgtggCATTTTTCCCTATTGTACtatgcaaaatacatatagtgccACAagacttgcttatacatttgacgcactgtccgtcaaagTGTTAAGGGCCTCGATATACAAAGAAGGTAATAACAGGGTCAATGCTCCCATCCAACTGCccattattacccctggttttattccaggtactcattttattcaaaCTGAGTCGACCTGGGAAATGTATACATTTTTAGGAATGactagatcaggggtgggcaaatacttttaagcgcgggtcAAAATGAAATTtccaaaatgtctcccgggccggaggactataacGCGTAAGTAGGCACACTTCCCGCGAATTTTTTGGTGGAGTTTTCTCCCTGTTCAAGAAGTTTTTTTGACAAATATACTATCATTACTAGTAtgattttaaagcatttggacaaagaaatttgactgttaataatagataatagtaataataaattattgtcTTACTTGGGTGTACATGCAAACAATAATTTATGCCCGCTAAAATATATtacataatttttaaagaaatatgatccgttatattatattatattaagtCATAATAAATCCagataaaaaagaagatatttaacaAGTGGGCAAAATGAAAACTCTTTTCTAGTCTGGATTACGAAAGATttaaatccgaaatcagaaattcgatcaagtaGAGAGCAATCAAGATTAGCCTTTTTGAAGATGTAACCAAAGAGTAACcttgagtaaccaaagactcgaTCTGCAAATCCGTTATCGGATGGTAAAAtcttatatccactctattcttctttatagtgccgaagcttggactgttaatgtggacttaatgagaaagctggaagcttttgcgACGTGgttttttaggagaattttgaaaataccacgGGCCGATCATATTATGAACTATATTATAGTGTTGTACAGAATAGGAAGAGATAGAGAatttttgaccaccattaaaaggagaaaggcAGCATATTGGGGACatatacttaaaaatgattagtacgagttgttgcagctgattatgaGAGATAGAATAGAAGGAGAAACCGGTCCGGGTAGTCGATAAATAATATCCTGATTAAAAAAGAGCAGAAGCGACAGCTGACGCTTTTAAGAAcagcagaagatagagacgaattcgcaatggttatagccaaccttcgttagtggagtcggcactaaaagaagaagaatattaaaatAATGGTCATTAAATAAGTCAGTTAATGAAAGATTTTATTTTGCTATTTCTTTATAGCTTAACGATTTCtacaaattaatttaaaatgatGTTATACGCACACTAATACTAAGagaataacaaaaattgcctGTTGGAATGTTCAATGGGCCGGATATAATAAacaaaagggccggatccggcccgcgggaCTGCTTTTACCCACCCCTCGTCTAGATTTTCTCCGACGCTGGGTTTTCATCCCCGGCCTTAtgcgtggaagtcagacatcctACTGCCTAAGCTACTCGGCCCAATTCCCAACTAAAATGTTTTGTATGTTActttttttaagtataatttgaATGATATTTAATCGATTTGTTGATGATGATTGTTTGATTTAATACCTATTcctatttgttttttgtctaaTTTGTTAAAATTGTTTGTTTAATACCATAatctaaaatattatttactattttagcaTCAGCGAGAACGATCAGCAATAAATGGGAGTCCGGGAATAATCAAGATGATCTACCAACTTCTATAGTAACTAATCCACCTGATCCAGCGACTGATTCTTCATCTGTTTCACCTTCGGATTCTCCACCTGAGCCAGTAACAGATTCATCATCTACTGCACCTACAGATTCTCCACCTGACCCAGCTACTAATCAATCATCTACTGCACCTACAGATTCTCCACCTGCGCCAGTAACAGATTCATCATCTACTGCACCTACAGATTCTCCACCTGACCCAGCAACTGATTCCGCATCTACTGCACCTACAGATTCTCCACCTGAGCCAGTAACTGATTCATCATCTACTGCACCTACAGATTCTCCACCTGACCCAGCAACTGATCCATCATCCACTGCACCTACTGATTCTCCACCTGAGCCAGTAACAGATTCATCATCTACTGCACCTACAGATTCTCCACCTGACCCAGCTACTGATTCATCATCTACTGCACCTACAGATTCTTCACCTGAGCCAGTAACTGATTCATCATCTACTGCACCTACAGATTCTCCACCTGACCCAGCAACTGATCCATCATCTACTGCACCTACAGATTCTACATCTGAGCCAGTAACAGATTCATCATCTACTGCACCTACAGATTCTCCACCTGACCCAGCAACTGATTCATCATCTACAGCACCTACAAATTCTCCACCTGAGCCAGTAACAGATTCATCATCTACTGCACCTACAGATTCTCCACCTGGCCCAGCTACTGATTCATCATCTACTGCACCTACAGATTCTTCACCTGAGCCAGTAACTGATTCATCATCTACTGCACCTACAGATTCTCCACCTGACCCAGCAACTGATCCATCATCTACTGCACCTACAGATTCTACATCTGAGCCAGTAACAGATTCATCATCTACTGCACCTACAGATTCTCCACCTGACCCAGCAACTGATTCATCATCTACAGCACCTACAAATTCTCCACCTGAGCCAGTAACAGATTCATCATCTACTGCACCTACAGATTCTCCACCTGGCCCAGCTACTGATTCATCATCTACTGCACCTACAGATTCTTCACCTGAGCCAGTAACTGATTCATCATCTACTGCACCTACAGATTCTCCACCTGACCCAGCAACTGATTCATCATCTACAGCACCTACAGATTCTCCACCTGAGCCAGTAACAGATTCATCATCTACTGCACCTACAGATTCTCCACCTGAGCCAGTAACAGACTCATCATCTACTGCACCTACAGATTCTCCACCTGAGCCAGTAACAGATTCATCATCTACTGCACCTACAGATTCTCCACCTGAGCCAGTAACAGATTCATCATCTACTGCGCCTACAGATTCTCCACCTGATCCAGTAACAGATTCATCATCTACTGCACCTACAGATTCTCCACCTGACCCAGCAACTGATCCATCATCTACTGCACCTACAGATACTCCACCTGAGCCAGTAACAGATTCATCATCTACTGCACCTACATATTCTCCACCTGAGCCAATAACAGATTCATCATCTACTGCACCTACAGATTCTCCACCTGAGCCAGTAACAGATTCATCATCTACAGCACCTACAGATTCTCCACCTGAGCCAGTAACAGATTCATCATCTACTGCACCTACCGATTCTCCACCTGACCCAGCAACTGATCCATCATCTACTGCACCTACAGATTCTCCACCAGAGCCAGTAACAGATTCATCATCTACTGCACCTACAGATTCTCCACCTGACCCAGCAACTGATTCATCATCTACAGCACCTACAGATTCTCCACCTGAGCCAGTAACATATTCATCATCTACTGCACCTACAGATTCTCCACCTGAGCCAGTAACAGATTCATCATCTACTGCACCTACAGATTCTCCACCTGAGCCAGTAACAGATTCATCATCTACTGCACCTACAGATTCTCCACCTAAGCCAGTAACAGATTCATCATCTACTGCTCCTACAGATTCTCCACCTGAGCCAGTAACTGATTCATCATCTACTGCACCTACAGATTCTCCACCTGAGCCAGTTACAGATTCATCACCTACTGCACCTACAGATTCTCCACCTGACCCAGCAACTGATTCATCATCTACTGCACCTACAGATTCTCCACCTGAGCCAGTAACAGATTCATCACCTACTGCACCTACAGATTCTCCACCTGACCCAGCAACTGATTCATCATCTACTGCACCTACAGATTCTCCACCTGACCCAGCAACTGATTCATCATCTACTGCACCTACAGATTCTCCACCTGAGCCAGTAACTGATTCATCATCTGTTTCACCTACAGATTCTCCACCTGAGCCAGCAACGGATTCATCATCTGCTTCACCTACAGATTATCCATCTGACTCAACAACTGCTTCCTCTGGTTCATCAACAGATTTATCAAGTGACTCAACTGGTGCAACACCTGAGTCAACTACGAAAGGTTCAGCTGCAAGTTTATTTGCAGGCACGAATTATTTGATGGCTACATTTGTTATTGTGATTATAAATTACTTCTTAATCTAAGTTAgatcaattttaaatatttttgtatctATGCACGATTGTAAATAAATATGGCTGTAAAGTGCATTcgaataaaattttaatttttgtagtattaattttgtaaataaaatattatttttatataaagaaATTAAGTTGATAATAATTGTTGGAATCGATCAATATTAAATAAACACTTAACAcgtatattaaacaaaaattaggTGCGAATATGGATTTGGGGCTGACGATAGCGGACCTGCAAGAAATGCACTGCAGGCGGGTGCCCATGCCTTTCTGCtgatagaccggtctagttagactcaaaaataggagtgaggctacaataattaccatcaagctgaaaattggcaggattgttcaaaataccatcataaattaaatctaaaaagtcctcataaatccgacccctgctaaaaaatttacgcggggtcaaaggtcaccaaatatggtttttagcgattttcagcgaaacggtaagttttatcgtaaaattagttctaacaaaaaatgtagattagataattatctataaaaaatatcttaatagtttttttcctaagagtcactgtttttgagatacaacgattcaaagagttgacagacttctaatcgtcataataatatatgtattagtacaccaggtgTATACATCattgaagctgtaatacaagtaaacataatattctacggtcaacttaacttatattacacataataatataagattataaatatgataatgtttctactatacagcttgcggtctaccgagggatgcaatccataagctgtattatattacagtgccaacaaaaaaaatctttacaaagtgaatgtaacgcgaaaataataagaattatttgaattttacggcttaatcccaacaaaaatacacaacaaaatacaacacatgacaaagtattaacttataataattctttttatttatgcgccttagttcaatttgtaaagatgggttttgtcggaataaacacgttcgtcggctaatctaatcaccctacctattcttttctcagaagggtttgaacataataatgaaagacaactttctaggcataatgtttattgctaagtactaataaatacttatgcaaattacaccgtaattttcctgggtggcgaaatccttcaggtagatgacaccctcgagaTATTAActagtcttgagtactactccggagtgaaaatacgtgttaaaatatattttttatcgtgtatttcgtgttattttcattgttataacaaaaatgtcagaatattgttttatttgcgctAAAATTTTAACTGAAGGTGAAATTGTTACCGTTGAACGTGGTATAAAAACATTAATCAATGCAAGTACTGAAAGAGCTGATGGATTTTTAGAATTTCTTAAACAGCAGAAATCTGTGACCATACATGTGGAGTGTCGTAAAAGTTATACTCGAAATTGTTCTATTGCTGCAGCTATTAAAAGACAATATGAAAAACAAGAAGCCAGTACATCGACCAAAAGTCCTCCTCTTACTAGAGCACGTGTAAGTGAACcagctttttgttttaaaaaacaatGCTTATTTTGCGGCCAGGAATGTAATGAAGAGCGTGAAAAAAAAATGGCCATCTCTgctctctctatgtatggagcgcctaagaaaactacgtgcttagataagtttcgatatgcatgtttttttaaaagtactcgaaacaaaaaacaagtgcagttatcttgtcttcctccaacctcagcggctgctcatcaacatctttttcgggtatattaccaagttcaagtgtggcttggttatcagctagatccaaaagactggggatggaaattagtcgacagttcattagaaccaattcaaactttactcccccctgcgccggaaaaactcctgaacacaattttttgcaactgtaaaaagggatgtagcgctaaatgtggttgcaaaaaagttggactgttttgtccggtagcatgcactaattgtcaaaaccggtcgtgctccaatgttgaatcaccaacaattgaggattcatttgattctatcgaggagccatggcGATGTGTTATTTTTGgaacaatttacttgcacccaggatgaacaagaagaagaagaagaagaagaagaagaactagaagatgaagaagaggaagaagaacaatgagaagaagaacaagggaagcagaagtattagaaaattatgaaccagtttgataaatttccctttttttaatttataccgctttatataaagtttaatcatttttaacccttgccaatatcaattattaaatagctttaaattaaacagaatcataacagatccgtggaataggcatactggggaaaccacgttaaaaaaacgcgctaagtacactacctcaaaggtggtgtggaaacgtgtgcgcatattatgacgattaccactttttgaatcgttatatctcaaaaacggtggctcccatgaaaaaaagtaataaggcattttttatagataattatctaatctacattttttgttagcactaattttatcataaaacttaccgtttcgctgaaaatcgctaaaaaccatatttggtgacctttgaccccgcgtaaaatttttagcaggggtcggatttatgaggactttttagatttaatttatgatggtatttttaacaatcctgccaattttcggcttgatggtaatttttgtagcctcggatgcgtaagttgaccggagtatgaTGTTATACAAAATGCTAACTTAAAAAAATCCGAAAGGAGTCTATGCTACTTTTGCAGGCGGGTACCTTATACCTTAGCGCCGAAACTGTATGGACTgacagttatttttttttaattgtcattTTTAACCTGTCATTTGTTAAATTTAATAACTTGCCGATATTGTGtgcattactttttttttattttagcttaACGTGTCTCGACAACATAGGTCACTGACACAGGTACAATTTTACTACATTACATTACAATAAAAGGAAAATTACATCTCAATACAATTACATTACAATAGatagaaaaacattttaaatacaTAATCAAAATTTCTAAACTATAATATATGTATCTTTTTCTAGATTTCGTGGTATAGCCTGGTGTCATAAAGGTAGTCAATAATGAGTTGAAATTGATCTACCGAACTGAGAATATTTTGTAGGTTAAGATTCAAATTATGCTTTTTTCTATTATTGTAGAAATAGGGACAGTCTATGCAAATATGTTTAACAGATAGAGTGTTACCACAGTGTGTACATGTAGGTGGATCTTGGGAAGTCATCAAATATTTATGAGTCAACCTTGTATGGGCTATTCTAAGTCGTcgaattaaaattttgtttttccgtGTCATGGAAGGAAACTCAAGTTTTTTTATAGATGGATCACGAAGCTTGGAAGGAATTTTGTTTCAGTAATCTTGCCAAGATATTAGGATAGTATTTTTAAAAAACGACTGTAGATCCGTATGTAATTGTAAGTTTTCAGTTTCCTCATTAGAAGAAGAGACTTGTTTAGCAAAGTGGTCGGCGAGTTCGTTACCAGGGATTCCCACATGAGACGGAATCCAGATCATGGTTATGGATACTCCCAGTGAGATTAGACTATCGAAAGAGTTTTGGATAGCTTGGACCAACGGATGTACGGTATACATACTTTTTAGAGAATGGATAGACGCTGAAGAGTCGGTACATATTGCTACTTTTTTACGTCCTGGAGATAGCGAGTTTGCGGCTTGGAGGATAGAGAATAATTCAGCTGTATGTATGCAACAAAAGAGCGGAAGATTGCAGGATTTGATTAGATCTGTGTTTGAGGTTACCGCACATCCAAGAGCTATTGGGCTCTTAGAAGCATCTGTATATAGAATTTGGTCGAATTTATTGTTAGCAATTAATTCGTTAAAGGTATGTCTTAGAATTTGTGGATTGGTTTGATGCTTATCATAATTAGTTAACGTGAGATTAAAATTTGCTATCGATTTACTCCAGGGAGAGACATATTGTGGCAAAGATTGAAGTTTAATTGTAGAAGCAGAGTTTAAAAGGTCAGTTTTTAATAACTTATGGGCGGGATTTTCAGTATTAGCAGATATTCGAGACGAATATTTCAAAAGGAGTTGCCGTCGACGCACATAGGGGTATTTTGCCAATCTAGGCGGTCATAATTATTTCTTTCGATTTTATTATTCTAAAATGATTTCCTAATTGAATTAAGCTATAGAGAGTGTTTTACAACATATATATAAGTAGAATATGAGTCACTAAAACGAGACAGACGCACTGCGCATGCGCCGGTACAGTCCCAGACAATGTCGGTAAGCATTGGATCTGCATTACCGGCCAACACGTAACTTAGCATGGTTCAGAACCTTTTAGTCAAGACCGAAACCATAGCTGACTTTATGACGTCATATATGACGTTATGACGTCACACTACTTTGTACttccttttttaatttttattagccGCGCAGTCccggaatatattaaaaaatagtaGGTTCTAGGTTCTGAACCATGCTAAGTTACGTGTTGGCCGGTAATGCAGATCTAATGCTTACCGACATTGTCTGGGACTGTGCCGGCGCATGCGCAGTGCGTCTGTCTCGTTTTAGTGACCCATATTCtactacatatacagggtgtttggtaaagaatgggccatagcttaacctcaggttcctgaggttaaaatagaccgatttaagctaactcaccttagtacaaagtttataataaccgagatacagggtgtcaaagttaaactttttttttatttattattgaatatttcctgacaggaatgagataacaacatgaaatttggtatataggggttttttgggtcgagaaaactaaattccttaccaaaaattatgtattgcccagagggcgccacatacgcctttcagcactaatttattacgttcaattttttttatccctcactctgtataattttgacattaaaatttttattctcctattagttttacttaaaaaaggtatacttttttcatctccctaaactcaaccgttttcgagataaacgcattttaaatctgcgatacaccatcatttttagcataatagcattgtagttacacccgaaaaataacttaaaaccataataattatgccaattctcaaatttatgtcattgcatcgcaaattcaaTTTGAaggaatttgcgatacatttttggataattttatggttttaagttatctTAACGTTATCTCACGTAAACGTAAtctaaatttttaatataaatatgtgtAATTTCCTTGTTTCATGATTTTTTGCCCATAAGTCAAGAAAGTGCGAATATGGGCGGCTGATTTGATAATTATTATGATGTACAAATTCATatcttccaattaaaaaaaatacaacaaccGGATCTCACCCTAAAGTATAACAAAAACCTTTTGATGTGTTAAAATGTGGTCgaaactttaaaatatttaaacccCGTTTTCaaacatccaaaatattattaatacatcAACAAATAAAACAATAAGTACATGAAAAGTAGGTGTTCTTCCCCGCTTGTTCTAGATccataactgtatttttttaacaacaaacacttgatatttttttttattacttgcACTTGCACTTGCACCAAACAGCTGAGAAAGATACATACACCTGTAGCGACAAGGTCAAACTCCGACTAAAGCTACGGCACTGGTGCAACTTATTACACAACGGAAAAGGTCGCCTTGTGTTCTCTATTTATTTAACTTCACGAGTATCCGGTTTTTTTCTACCGCTTTGAGTTTTGAAAAATGGACTTTTGACCGGCTAGATCGTTTAAATACCCCTATGTGCGACGTAACCAGAGGGGAAGTTCATTAGCTTCTCTATATAAACTCTCTGCTGGGCTCGACCTGAAAGCTCCAAGGCAAATTCGAAGTGCAGTGTTAtgtacagaattaagaagttttAAATCAGATGGACTAGCTGACATATAAATAAAACTACAGTAGTCTATTTTAGAACGAATAAAACATCTATAAATCTTAAGAAGGGAGTCTTCATCTGCGCCCCAATGATGATTGGACAGAGTTTTTAGTATATTTAGATAAGTCAtgtgaatatttttaaaaatatcgatgttATATTATATTAGCTGCTTTTATGAGGCTATTAACCGTTTTGGTCTTCGAATTCCTGGTTCAAATAAACACAGTATAGGTGGGCAAGCAaactaaggccgatgccacattatgcgttttgaccggatgcgtttccgccgcatccggtgaaaacgcatagtgtgacagatcggtccggttgcgttggaaacggatgcgttttgagtcatcggtacgcgcttacaaactgcaccagactaaacgcatagtgtgacaggtcgatccggttgcgttggaaacggatgcgttttcaacgcatccggtcaaaacgcataatgtggcatcggcctaagagagtcattaatattcagggccggatttaaggggtggcaggctgggcagcttcccggggcccccacattccGGGGGCCCCCAAAGCctcaaacgcaaaaaatattAGCAAATTGTTCacatataattatttttgttttatacaaACACTTGTGCCGTctactctctaaatttagttgcaaaagctgCAGCTGAGTGTTGTTCTGCTGCTACAGCATTATCTGATTTCTTAGAGGAACTATCTATATGtattttcacttcctctacatatagatcCAACTTGTTAATCAAATGTTTAAAAGCTCCTTTAAGCGACAGCAACGCAGAGCGTGgagaaatattattgttcctaaaagagtaaatactactagatggttaTCCAGAAGTGATACCGCAAAAGCACTAGTTATAGATTATAATCATACTAAAGTAGACttatccaaaatttcagaagcaacaatttaaaactccTAGCGATACAAATTgtttgtataatcgaatgtgCTTACTGTaaacaggaatatttgcaatattttggaatgaaatcttagagaAAACAAACATTTCAAGtcgtattctccaagatccaaatattgccGTTAAATTAGGAGTGgcagcacttagatcacttaaagAATTTATACAGTcaagacctggcaatttcaaaaCATATGAGATGCGAGGCGCGATGGTAAGCAGAAGTCAATACTATTCGGCACATAGAAATTGACTATGGAATATTCGACTGACTCCACTGGATTATGAAACATTTTATGAGACTGAAATGACATCATAGAAATTTAGGACTCAGAATTTTATCGCTATTATAGATCACCTCATTACCTCTTTAAGTCAGAGGCTTTCTGCATATAAAtacattcattccaattttggatttttatatCATTTAGATATATTTTGGTCATGCATATATGTacaatattttggccatgttatgcgacacccagagagatataatatacttcatttaataatacaaggcaaggtagacggaagaaaggggcaggtcgaagaagaacgtcatggcttaaaaacctgagagaatggtttaacagatgcTCTatatcccttttccgagctgccgtgaacaaaattactatagccaatgcTCGATAATcaagcacggcacatgaagaagaagacatcatTTAGCTTCAGAGCTATCAAAGCTTAGGTACTGACATCtgtagcaatgatttagatgaaatCCTAGGTGTCGAACTAATACAATTTAAATGTACCGATTGTTAGAAGAAAATAATGTGAATGATGCGtttccaaatgttgaggtgaTACTTCGTTTATATTTCTGATA
Proteins encoded in this window:
- the LOC114336647 gene encoding mucin-4 isoform X13, translated to MKLTGVCFLIVAFCAINALASPSDPDDPSPDEQTNAPSVSTSDSPPDTVTDSSSTAPTDSPPDPATDSASTAPTDSPPEPVTDSSSTAPTDSPPDPATDPSSTAPTDSPPEPVTDSSSTAPTDSPPDPATDSSSTAPTDSSPEPVTDSSSTAPTDSPPDPATDPSSTAPTDSTSEPVTDSSSTAPTDSPPDPATDSSSTAPTNSPPEPVTDSSSTAPTDSPPGPATDSSSTAPTDSSPEPVTDSSSTAPTDSPPDPATDPSSTAPTDSTSEPVTDSSSTAPTDSPPDPATDSSSTAPTNSPPEPVTDSSSTAPTDSPPGPATDSSSTAPTDSSPEPVTDSSSTAPTDSPPDPATDSSSTAPTDSPPEPVTDSSSTAPTDSPPEPVTDSSSTAPTDSPPEPVTDSSSTAPTDSPPEPVTDSSSTAPTDSPPDPVTDSSSTAPTDSPPDPATDPSSTAPTDTPPEPVTDSSSTAPTYSPPEPITDSSSTAPTDSPPEPVTDSSSTAPTDSPPEPVTDSSSTAPTDSPPDPATDPSSTAPTDSPPEPVTDSSSTAPTDSPPDPATDSSSTAPTDSPPEPVTYSSSTAPTDSPPEPVTDSSSTAPTDSPPEPVTDSSSTAPTDSPPKPVTDSSSTAPTDSPPEPVTDSSSTAPTDSPPDPATDSSSTAPTDSPPEPVTDSSPTAPTDSPPDPATDSSSTAPTDSPPDPATDSSSTAPTDSPPEPVTDSSSVSPTDSPPEPATDSSSASPTDYPSDSTTASSGSSTDLSSDSTGATPESTTKGSAASLFAGTNYLMATFVIVIINYFLI
- the LOC114336647 gene encoding mucin-4 isoform X5 — its product is MKLTGVCFLIVAFCAINALASPSDPDDPSPDEQTNAPSVSTSDSPPDTVTDSSSTAPTDSTPDPATDSSSTAPTDSPPDPATDSSSTAPTDSPPDPATDSASTAPTDSPPEPVTDSSSTAPTDSPPDPATDPSSTAPTDSPPEPVTDSSSTAPTDSPPDPATDSSSTAPTDSSPEPVTDSSSTAPTDSPPDPATDPSSTAPTDSTSEPVTDSSSTAPTDSPPDPATDSSSTAPTNSPPEPVTDSSSTAPTDSPPGPATDSSSTAPTDSSPEPVTDSSSTAPTDSPPDPATDPSSTAPTDSTSEPVTDSSSTAPTDSPPDPATDSSSTAPTNSPPEPVTDSSSTAPTDSPPGPATDSSSTAPTDSSPEPVTDSSSTAPTDSPPDPATDSSSTAPTDSPPEPVTDSSSTAPTDSPPEPVTDSSSTAPTDSPPEPVTDSSSTAPTDSPPEPVTDSSSTAPTDSPPDPVTDSSSTAPTDSPPDPATDPSSTAPTDTPPEPVTDSSSTAPTYSPPEPITDSSSTAPTDSPPEPVTDSSSTAPTDSPPEPVTDSSSTAPTDSPPDPATDPSSTAPTDSPPEPVTDSSSTAPTDSPPDPATDSSSTAPTDSPPEPVTYSSSTAPTDSPPEPVTDSSSTAPTDSPPEPVTDSSSTAPTDSPPKPVTDSSSTAPTDSPPEPVTDSSSTAPTDSPPDPATDSSSTAPTDSPPEPVTDSSPTAPTDSPPDPATDSSSTAPTDSPPDPATDSSSTAPTDSPPEPVTDSSSVSPTDSPPEPATDSSSASPTDYPSDSTTASSGSSTDLSSDSTGATPESTTKGSAASLFAGTNYLMATFVIVIINYFLI